In the Hippoglossus stenolepis isolate QCI-W04-F060 chromosome 14, HSTE1.2, whole genome shotgun sequence genome, one interval contains:
- the LOC118121540 gene encoding receptor-transporting protein 3, whose protein sequence is MALAEWRSNFQSEADGLLHGDTWNLEFDSSIQTEHPQHGWKEYLRKTSARFQCSLCPRGWPSNRVMVVFHMHLEGSTGTVKVRRLRQNCKRCSNAPMVDPSVEPENITILMRNLVKKIRIKCYNEKLDQGHYNPTKLEVNSPHEPAHCEGCIQGVCTKE, encoded by the exons ATGGCTCTGGCAGAGTGGAGGTCTAACTTCCAGAGCGAAGCTGACGGTCTCCTGCATGGAGACACCTGGAATCTGGAGTTTGATTCCAGTATTCAGACCGAACATCCTCAGCATGGATGGAAGGAGTACCTCAGGAAGACCAGTGCAAG GTTTCAGTGCAGCCTGTGTCCACGGGGCTGGCCCTCCAACCGAGTGATGGTGGTCTTCCACATGCACCTGGAGGGCAGCACGGGCACCGTCAAAGTGAGGCGCTTGCGTCAGAACTGCAAAAGGTGCAGCAATGCTCCAATGGTGGATCCCAGCGTAGAGCCGGAGAACATCACCATCCTCATGAGGAACCTGGTGAAGAAGATAAGAATTAAGTGCTACAACGAAAAACTGGATCAAGGCCACTACAATCCCACGAAGCTCGAAGTCAACAGTCCCCACGAGCCTGCCCACTGCGAGGGATGTATTCAAGGCGTCTGTACAAAAGAGTGA